The Klebsiella aerogenes KCTC 2190 region GCCAGGCATGGCAGGTTGGCGAGCGCGCCAGAACGCTGGGGATTACCCATATTATCGCCAGCGACCTCGGCCGTACCCGCCGCACGGCAGAAATTATCGCCGAAGCCTGCGGTTGCGGCGTGGTCACCGATTCACGCCTGCGCGAACTGGATATGGGGGTGCTGGAGAAGCGACATATCGACTCGCTTAGCGAAGAAGAGGAGGGCTGGCGCCGTCAGCTGGTCAACGGTACGCCGGATGGCCGCATTCCGCAGGGCGAATCCATGCAGGAGCTGAGCGAGCGTATGCGCGCGGCGCTATCATCCTGTCTGGAGTTACCGCCAGGGAGCCGGCCGCTGCTGGTGAGTCATGGGATGGCGCTGGGCTGTCTGGTGAGCACGATCCTCGGACTGCCTGCTTATGCGGAGCGTCGTTTGCGCCTGCGCAACTGTTCGATTTCACGTGTTGATTACCAGCAGAGCCCGTGGCTGGCGTCAGGATGGGTGGTGGAGACTGCGGGGGACGTTTCGCATCTCGATGCCCCCGCGATGGACGAACTGCAGCGTTAGCGACGAATCGGAATCAGGTACTCGCAGCGCAGCTGAATTGGCGTGGCCTGGTTCCGGTTATCATCTTCCGGATAGAAGCGTTCAATATCCAGGCCCTTACGGCGGGTGAGGTTGAGCATCGGCATACAGGTGCCGTACACCGTCAGGATAAACTCCTGCAGCCCGGTACCTAACCCTTCGTAGGTGAACATCACGTACTCGCCGCCTTCCAGAATCACCGGATGGGAATTATGCAGGTGGCCGTTCGCCAGCTCTGGCGTCAGCGCGGTGGTGTAGAACACCTCCTGCTCGTCATCTTTTTCCAGGCTTGGACGCGGTTCATGCAGGCCGTACAGCGTCGGCGGAATGCTGGGCGCGTTACCGAGGAATTCGCGCCAGAACTGAACGCGCATCTGGTTACGGAATTCAGAAATCTCTTCCAGCTTACAGGTATAGCTTTGGGTCACGCCGACCAGTTGCGTGGTGCTCAGGGTCACGAATTCATGCGTCGGCATGGTAAATTCACCGAGGCGCAGCGGCGGACGCATCCCAAACGAGCTCCAGTCCGCAGAACGGCGATAGAGCGCGGGGGTCAGGTTAAACTGTTTTTTAAAGGCGCGGGTAAACGTCTGCTGAGAATCGAAGCGGTACTGTAGCGCGATGTCGAGGATCGGACGTGCGGTCAGGCGTAGCGCAACGGCGGATTTTGACAGGCGACGTGCGCGAATATAGGCACCGATAGCTTGACCCGTGACGTCTTTAAACATACGTTGCAAATGCCACTTGGAATAACCTGCCTTCGCCGCCACATTATCCAACGAGAGGGGCTGATCCAGGTGACCTTCCAGCCAGCTCAGGAGATCGCGAATAATCCCAGCTTGATCCATAAAATGTCCCCATCCTTTAAACTCAGGTACCTATATTAAGGTAGCGGATAATAGCATTTTTTGATGTTTTAGCATTCAGTGTTTTTTTTGCTTTTAAATGCGATTATCTGGTGGATATCGTTAGTAATTTTGTAAAGCTGTGATCTTTAAACCTTTTCCACAGCGTTTGTGATTATCACGCAGCGGAATTTTAAGAAATGGTAACAATATGAAATACAAGAAGTTAGTAGCAGGGTTGTTCTTACTGGCGGCGGGCCAACTGGCGCACGCCGAGCAAATTGGCTCCGTCGATACGGTATTTAAATGGCTGGGGCCGGATCACAAAATCGTGGTCGAAGCCTTCGACGATCCCGATGTACAGAACGTCACCTGCTATATCAGCCGGGCGAAAACCGGCGGTATTAAAGGCGGGTTGGGACTGGCGGAAGATACCTCAGACGCCGCCATCTCCTGTCAGCAGGTCGGGCCGATTGAGCTGACGGACAAGATCAAAAACGGCAAAAGTCAGGGCGATGTCGTGTTCCAGAAACGTACCTCGCTGGTGTTCAAAAAACTGCAGGTCGTTCGCTTTTATGATGCCAAACGCAACGCGCTGGTCTATCTGACCTATTCGGATAAAGTGGTCGACGGCTCGCCGAAGAATGCCATCAGCGCCGTGCCAATCATGCCCTGGAATAAATAAACGGGAGTCGCAATGCAACAGCCACGGATTTGGTTAGTTGAGGATGAACAGAGTATCGCCGATACCCTTGTTTACATGCTGCAGCAGGAAGGATT contains the following coding sequences:
- the gpmB gene encoding 2,3-diphosphoglycerate-dependent phosphoglycerate mutase GpmB, yielding MLQVYLVRHGETQWNAERRIQGQSDSPLTAHGERQAWQVGERARTLGITHIIASDLGRTRRTAEIIAEACGCGVVTDSRLRELDMGVLEKRHIDSLSEEEEGWRRQLVNGTPDGRIPQGESMQELSERMRAALSSCLELPPGSRPLLVSHGMALGCLVSTILGLPAYAERRLRLRNCSISRVDYQQSPWLASGWVVETAGDVSHLDAPAMDELQR
- the robA gene encoding MDR efflux pump AcrAB transcriptional activator RobA: MDQAGIIRDLLSWLEGHLDQPLSLDNVAAKAGYSKWHLQRMFKDVTGQAIGAYIRARRLSKSAVALRLTARPILDIALQYRFDSQQTFTRAFKKQFNLTPALYRRSADWSSFGMRPPLRLGEFTMPTHEFVTLSTTQLVGVTQSYTCKLEEISEFRNQMRVQFWREFLGNAPSIPPTLYGLHEPRPSLEKDDEQEVFYTTALTPELANGHLHNSHPVILEGGEYVMFTYEGLGTGLQEFILTVYGTCMPMLNLTRRKGLDIERFYPEDDNRNQATPIQLRCEYLIPIRR
- the creA gene encoding protein CreA, which encodes MKYKKLVAGLFLLAAGQLAHAEQIGSVDTVFKWLGPDHKIVVEAFDDPDVQNVTCYISRAKTGGIKGGLGLAEDTSDAAISCQQVGPIELTDKIKNGKSQGDVVFQKRTSLVFKKLQVVRFYDAKRNALVYLTYSDKVVDGSPKNAISAVPIMPWNK